In Citricoccus sp. SGAir0253, one genomic interval encodes:
- a CDS encoding MFS transporter, producing the protein MLGPIQADTSLNAIGAGLLTGLPVLLFALATPLATGWIRRFGPETVVVLCLSGVLAGTVIRSTGPAWVVLAGTAVIGVAIALGNIAVPVIIRRDVPWRQVSLATGAYSAAMNVGSMITLVVTAPLAEAVGWRWAIAAWAVVTAGGLAYWLWWSRRLRARASAAPEPGLTDDSPDSSAGTCADGAQDTPTPAGTSATGPAPAPGAVPGPDRGRSRFRLIIVLLTVAFCGQSGAYYATTTWLPTLLSDAMGLAAGASGATASLFQVAAIVGAFGLPVLSLRARRPWVPVAVMGVLWIILPLGLLLAPEAYVLWSIIGGIAQGGGFTAIFSIIARVAITDAQAASGSAWVQTGGYLVATITPPLAGWLNATSGDWTAPLLLVLVLALMFCTGGLLAARLAQRPT; encoded by the coding sequence GTGCTCGGGCCGATCCAGGCCGACACCTCGCTCAACGCCATCGGCGCCGGCCTGCTGACCGGCCTGCCGGTCCTGCTCTTCGCCCTGGCCACTCCGCTGGCCACCGGGTGGATCCGCCGCTTCGGCCCCGAGACGGTCGTGGTGCTGTGCCTGTCCGGCGTGCTCGCGGGCACCGTCATCCGGTCCACCGGACCGGCCTGGGTGGTGCTGGCCGGGACGGCGGTCATCGGCGTGGCGATCGCCCTGGGCAACATCGCCGTGCCGGTGATCATCCGACGGGACGTGCCCTGGCGCCAGGTGTCCCTGGCCACCGGCGCGTACTCGGCGGCCATGAACGTCGGTTCCATGATCACCCTGGTGGTCACCGCGCCGCTGGCCGAGGCCGTGGGCTGGCGCTGGGCGATCGCAGCCTGGGCAGTCGTCACCGCCGGCGGGCTGGCCTACTGGCTGTGGTGGTCCCGCCGCCTGCGCGCCCGCGCCAGCGCCGCCCCGGAACCCGGCCTCACCGACGACTCCCCGGACAGCTCCGCGGGCACCTGCGCGGACGGCGCCCAGGACACTCCGACGCCGGCAGGCACCTCCGCCACCGGTCCCGCCCCGGCCCCGGGGGCGGTTCCGGGCCCGGACCGCGGCCGGTCCCGCTTCCGGCTGATCATCGTCCTGCTTACCGTGGCCTTCTGCGGGCAGTCCGGGGCCTACTACGCCACCACGACCTGGCTGCCGACTCTGCTGAGCGATGCCATGGGGCTGGCGGCGGGAGCCTCGGGTGCCACGGCTTCGCTGTTCCAGGTCGCGGCGATCGTGGGGGCTTTCGGCCTGCCGGTGCTCTCGCTCCGGGCCCGCAGGCCCTGGGTCCCGGTGGCCGTGATGGGAGTGCTCTGGATCATCCTGCCGCTGGGCCTGCTGCTAGCCCCGGAGGCCTACGTGCTGTGGTCCATCATCGGCGGCATCGCCCAGGGCGGCGGGTTCACCGCCATCTTCTCCATCATCGCCCGGGTGGCCATCACCGACGCACAGGCCGCCTCCGGTTCGGCGTGGGTGCAGACCGGCGGCTACCTGGTCGCCACAATCACCCCGCCCCTGGCCGGTTGGCTGAACGCGACCTCCGGTGACTGGACCGCTCCCCTGCTGCTGGTGCTGGTCTTGGCCCTCATGTTCTGCACCGGCGGCCTCCTGGCCGCCCGGCTGGCCCAGCGACCAACGTGA
- a CDS encoding recombinase family protein, with protein sequence MFNLVDEIAAKGAAVEFVKERIAVDKNGSSPLEALMLGVMASFAEFERSLIRERQAEGIALAKAKGKYAQAPKLTAEDVAQAQAMVELGMPKTQIAATFKVSRQTLYAALRKARFASESTGLTD encoded by the coding sequence TTGTTCAATCTGGTGGACGAAATCGCTGCCAAGGGCGCCGCGGTGGAGTTCGTCAAGGAGCGCATCGCCGTGGACAAGAATGGATCGTCCCCGTTGGAGGCGCTGATGCTCGGTGTCATGGCCTCCTTTGCAGAGTTCGAGCGGAGCCTCATCCGTGAACGTCAGGCCGAGGGGATTGCGCTGGCCAAGGCAAAGGGAAAGTATGCCCAGGCGCCGAAGCTCACTGCGGAGGACGTCGCCCAAGCGCAGGCGATGGTGGAACTAGGTATGCCGAAGACTCAAATCGCAGCCACGTTCAAGGTTTCCCGTCAGACCCTTTACGCGGCCCTCAGGAAAGCACGGTTCGCATCCGAATCCACGGGACTGACCGATTGA
- a CDS encoding recombinase family protein: MRVSKADGSQATDLQRDALLAAGVKPKALYEDKASGKSDDRPHLAACLKALRDGDTLLVWKLDRLGRDLRHLVNVVHDLTERGVGLKVLTGQGAAIDTTTASGKLVFGIFAALAEFERELISERTKAGLAAARARGRKGGRPYKMTPAKIRLAMASMGNKDTNVSALCKELGITRQTLYRHVSPTGELREAGQKVLAQRR; the protein is encoded by the coding sequence ATGCGAGTCTCGAAAGCGGACGGGTCCCAGGCCACGGACCTGCAACGCGATGCCCTGCTCGCCGCCGGCGTGAAGCCCAAGGCCCTGTACGAGGACAAGGCCTCCGGCAAGAGCGACGACCGGCCCCACCTGGCCGCCTGCCTGAAGGCGCTGCGGGACGGGGACACGCTGCTGGTGTGGAAGCTGGACCGGCTCGGCCGGGACCTGCGCCATCTGGTCAACGTCGTCCACGACCTGACCGAGCGGGGTGTGGGCCTGAAGGTGCTCACCGGCCAAGGCGCGGCCATCGACACCACCACCGCCTCCGGCAAGCTAGTCTTCGGGATCTTCGCCGCGTTGGCCGAGTTCGAACGCGAGCTGATCTCCGAACGCACCAAGGCCGGCCTGGCCGCGGCCCGGGCGCGGGGCCGCAAGGGCGGGCGGCCCTACAAGATGACCCCGGCCAAGATCCGCCTGGCGATGGCCTCGATGGGGAACAAGGACACCAACGTCAGCGCCCTGTGCAAGGAGCTGGGCATCACCCGGCAGACGCTCTATCGCCACGTCTCACCCACCGGTGAACTCCGCGAGGCCGGACAAAAGGTGTTGGCTCAGCGCCGATGA
- a CDS encoding carbon-nitrogen hydrolase family protein, with amino-acid sequence MGETVRVAAVQAEPVWLDMEATTDKTIRLIAEAATGGADLIAFPETWIPGYPVFLWSYPVYEQMQFVARYHANSPAIDGPQIARIREAAQQHSITVVVGFSEKDAGSLYMSQAVIGPGGDLVLHRRKLKPTHAERTLFGEGDGSDIKVIDTPLGRVGALQCFEHLQPLTKYAMYAQNEQIHVAGWPCLGILGNVPALSPESIMACTQTYALEGSAFVVAATQIMSDDGARKFPTADGGPTPVYTGGGGYARVYGPHSAMITQPLDPTEEGIVYADLDLSDIDLAKNTVDPAGHYARPDVTRLVFDDRPRKPVITPREQAAVELDSLDFNGPVELEPQDRLREPAPTQL; translated from the coding sequence ATGGGCGAGACAGTGCGTGTGGCAGCCGTTCAGGCTGAACCGGTCTGGTTGGACATGGAGGCCACGACGGATAAGACCATCCGCCTGATCGCCGAGGCTGCAACCGGCGGGGCGGACCTGATCGCCTTCCCGGAGACATGGATCCCGGGTTACCCGGTGTTCCTGTGGTCCTACCCGGTCTACGAGCAGATGCAGTTCGTGGCCCGGTACCACGCGAACTCTCCGGCCATCGACGGGCCACAGATCGCACGGATCCGTGAGGCCGCCCAGCAGCACTCGATCACCGTGGTGGTGGGCTTCAGCGAGAAGGACGCCGGGTCGCTGTACATGTCCCAGGCTGTCATCGGTCCCGGCGGAGACCTGGTCCTGCATCGCCGGAAGCTCAAGCCCACCCATGCCGAACGCACGCTCTTCGGTGAGGGCGACGGCAGTGACATCAAGGTCATCGACACCCCCCTGGGCCGGGTGGGGGCCCTGCAATGCTTCGAGCACCTCCAGCCGCTGACGAAGTACGCCATGTACGCCCAGAACGAGCAGATCCACGTGGCCGGCTGGCCCTGCCTGGGGATCCTGGGCAACGTACCGGCCCTGAGCCCGGAGTCGATCATGGCCTGCACCCAGACCTACGCCCTCGAAGGCAGTGCCTTCGTCGTCGCCGCCACCCAGATCATGTCCGACGACGGCGCCCGCAAGTTCCCGACCGCGGACGGCGGCCCCACCCCGGTCTACACCGGTGGAGGTGGTTATGCCCGCGTGTACGGTCCTCACTCCGCCATGATCACCCAGCCCCTGGATCCCACGGAAGAAGGCATCGTCTACGCCGACCTCGACTTGTCGGACATCGACCTGGCCAAGAACACCGTCGACCCCGCCGGTCACTACGCTCGGCCCGACGTCACGCGCCTGGTGTTCGATGACCGCCCCCGCAAACCGGTCATCACCCCCCGGGAGCAGGCCGCCGTCGAACTCGACAGCCTCGACTTCAATGGCCCAGTTGAGCTGGAGCCACAGGACCGTCTCCGGGAACCTGCACCCACCCAGCTTTAG
- a CDS encoding MFS transporter: protein MTSQTPAAPPAALAPEAGQLKNARNAAASGFVGTTLEYYDFYIFATAAALYLQPLFFPAEGGAGQILALATVGVSYVTRPLGAIMWGWLGDVVGRKKALMACIVLMGVATFIIGLVPTYETIGLWAPIIIVLMRLFQGLSAGGESPGSASLSMETAPDHRRGFYASWTIAGATAGLVLSSAIFIPLNLLPEEFMMSFGWRIPFLLSILVTVVTVFMRARLQEPEVFEEVKEHRETVKVPLFYLLKNYPLQMLRVAGMALFLLMVGLFSTFSLAYGTQVAGISNSEMLALITVSNLGTLVMVPILGHLSDKVGRKPVFISGCIGMIVLVIAYFGALAHAGPGNTWLVWILGILLMSFAYAAANGIYPVYFPEQFPAQVRYSGMAISLMLGLVIAGFSPAIAQTINGETNNWIGVSLFAAGGIAISALCALFSPETAKIPTADLGAKKK, encoded by the coding sequence ATGACCTCACAGACCCCAGCTGCGCCCCCCGCAGCCCTCGCGCCAGAGGCGGGACAACTCAAAAACGCCCGCAATGCCGCTGCCTCGGGCTTTGTCGGCACCACGCTCGAGTACTACGACTTCTACATCTTCGCGACGGCAGCCGCACTGTACCTGCAGCCGCTCTTCTTCCCCGCTGAAGGTGGCGCCGGCCAGATCCTTGCCCTCGCCACGGTCGGTGTTTCCTACGTCACGCGTCCTCTCGGCGCGATCATGTGGGGATGGCTCGGCGATGTGGTCGGCCGTAAGAAGGCGCTGATGGCATGCATCGTGCTCATGGGCGTGGCAACGTTCATCATCGGCCTTGTCCCCACCTACGAAACCATCGGGCTCTGGGCCCCGATCATCATTGTCCTGATGCGCCTGTTCCAGGGCCTTTCGGCAGGTGGTGAATCGCCGGGCTCGGCCTCGCTATCGATGGAGACAGCCCCAGATCACCGGCGTGGCTTCTACGCCAGCTGGACGATCGCAGGCGCCACCGCTGGCCTCGTGCTCTCCTCGGCCATCTTCATCCCACTGAACCTGTTGCCCGAAGAATTCATGATGAGCTTCGGCTGGCGTATCCCCTTCCTGCTCAGCATCCTCGTGACCGTCGTAACGGTCTTCATGCGGGCACGACTACAAGAGCCTGAGGTCTTCGAAGAAGTCAAGGAACATCGTGAGACTGTCAAGGTCCCGCTTTTCTACCTGTTGAAGAACTACCCGTTGCAGATGCTGCGAGTGGCCGGCATGGCACTGTTCCTGCTGATGGTGGGCCTGTTCAGCACTTTCTCCCTTGCCTACGGCACCCAGGTCGCGGGCATCTCCAACAGCGAGATGCTCGCCCTGATCACGGTGTCCAACTTGGGCACTCTCGTGATGGTTCCCATCCTTGGACATCTCTCCGACAAGGTTGGACGCAAGCCAGTGTTCATCAGCGGTTGTATCGGGATGATCGTGTTAGTCATCGCGTATTTCGGGGCGCTTGCCCATGCCGGACCCGGCAACACCTGGCTGGTGTGGATCCTGGGCATTCTGCTGATGTCCTTCGCATACGCCGCAGCGAACGGCATCTATCCGGTCTACTTCCCGGAGCAGTTCCCCGCTCAGGTCAGGTACAGCGGGATGGCGATCAGCCTCATGCTCGGCCTGGTGATCGCAGGTTTCTCGCCCGCCATCGCCCAGACGATCAACGGAGAGACGAACAACTGGATCGGTGTCTCTCTCTTCGCAGCCGGAGGTATAGCCATCTCGGCCCTGTGTGCGCTGTTCAGCCCCGAGACCGCGAAGATTCCAACCGCCGATCTCGGAGCGAAGAAGAAGTAA
- a CDS encoding DUF6308 family protein: MAITAVFTVAETEYGIDQALDRFADYPRKTPARFDYPPRGDHGTITREEIRRTRYVSSRISHVEGDYFITRATDAPWIPTDADLADADPEARGELFDDMSALYWHFARTAPRGISFAKVSKVLHLKFPAVFPLLDSRLWKAYRAAARAHSARHPELRQSQLRWIAVRDDLLAARSSGAIERLRDALARYEHHEPAVQHRVRDMTRLTDLRLLDILVWRP, encoded by the coding sequence ATGGCCATTACTGCCGTCTTCACTGTCGCAGAGACCGAGTATGGAATCGATCAAGCGCTCGACCGTTTCGCGGACTATCCGCGCAAGACGCCCGCCAGGTTCGACTACCCGCCGCGCGGTGACCACGGCACGATCACCCGTGAGGAGATCAGGCGGACTCGGTACGTCAGCTCGAGGATTTCCCACGTCGAAGGTGACTATTTCATCACTCGGGCCACGGATGCCCCTTGGATCCCGACAGATGCGGATCTAGCCGACGCGGACCCGGAAGCGCGCGGTGAGCTCTTTGACGACATGTCAGCCCTGTACTGGCACTTCGCCCGGACGGCGCCGCGCGGGATCTCCTTCGCGAAGGTCTCTAAGGTCCTACACCTGAAGTTTCCCGCCGTGTTCCCGCTCTTGGACTCTCGCCTGTGGAAGGCGTACCGGGCGGCCGCCCGTGCCCACTCAGCTCGACACCCAGAGCTACGACAGAGCCAGCTCAGGTGGATCGCAGTGCGCGACGACCTACTCGCTGCCCGTTCATCCGGTGCCATCGAGAGATTGCGCGACGCCCTGGCCCGGTACGAACACCACGAGCCAGCCGTCCAGCACCGCGTCCGCGACATGACACGGCTAACCGATCTGAGACTGCTCGACATCCTCGTTTGGCGACCTTGA
- a CDS encoding AraC family transcriptional regulator: MTEVAVTDVRDWQAAASEAFVPLKCLSEGPHFSASLHAVPLSPEVSFARVRSGPVRVERTEELARRSEHDDLLLSLQLHSTGQVHQHGRTAHLTPGSAALYETNRPYVLDHLHPDQDLLVLRVSRQHLDLDPRVLTEMLGRTIEPSVPGMPAFTGYARGLAEEHTPLAPAVRADLATFSTELLTTILRSFAAQYPTGQDADQVLLERLKAHIRIHLADPALSVERLAATHHISLRKLHSLFTAAGITPGAYLRQARLDHATRMLANRTITGQTIATIARDSGFSDASTFTRAFTRTYGHPPARWTPTDAALH; this comes from the coding sequence ATGACCGAGGTAGCCGTCACCGACGTGCGGGACTGGCAGGCCGCGGCCAGTGAGGCCTTCGTCCCGTTGAAATGCCTAAGCGAGGGTCCGCACTTCAGCGCCTCGCTACACGCTGTGCCTCTCTCCCCGGAGGTCTCATTCGCTCGGGTCCGTTCCGGCCCGGTCCGCGTCGAGCGCACTGAGGAGCTGGCCCGCCGCAGCGAGCATGACGACCTGCTGCTGTCCCTGCAACTGCACTCCACCGGGCAGGTCCACCAGCACGGGCGCACTGCCCACCTCACACCCGGCAGCGCCGCGTTGTATGAGACCAACCGCCCTTACGTACTGGACCACCTGCACCCCGATCAAGACCTGCTCGTGCTGCGGGTATCGCGCCAACACCTGGACCTGGACCCCCGGGTGCTCACCGAGATGCTCGGACGAACCATCGAACCCTCGGTGCCGGGCATGCCCGCCTTCACCGGCTACGCCCGCGGACTGGCCGAAGAGCACACCCCCCTGGCCCCAGCCGTCCGAGCTGACCTAGCCACCTTCAGCACGGAATTGCTCACGACGATCCTGCGATCCTTCGCCGCCCAGTACCCCACAGGACAGGACGCCGACCAAGTGCTGTTAGAAAGACTCAAGGCGCACATCCGAATTCACTTGGCCGACCCAGCCCTTTCCGTGGAGCGACTCGCCGCTACTCACCACATCTCGCTGCGCAAGCTCCACTCCCTCTTCACTGCGGCCGGCATCACCCCTGGGGCCTACCTCCGGCAGGCCCGCCTCGATCACGCCACCCGAATGCTGGCCAATCGGACCATCACCGGTCAGACCATCGCCACCATCGCCCGTGACAGCGGCTTCAGCGATGCCTCCACCTTCACCCGGGCATTCACCCGCACCTACGGCCATCCTCCAGCACGCTGGACTCCCACTGACGCGGCACTTCACTAG
- a CDS encoding MBL fold metallo-hydrolase, giving the protein MDFALVPLGIQGGPPPHPNQAGISTALVVNGDVYLIDCGRASLSQFVNAGLPVPRLRSIFLTHLHADHCIDFATYTQLAAQFPTQYTYKNPIHAYGPGTAGKPTGKLKDGDQWANAGQATPGTREMLELLNNAFSGSANFFLKEHFIGDPAKMIIAHDIEIPAELNASADNTAPSAQPFEVMADENVRVTATLVPHGAVYPALAYRFDTEHGSVVFSGDTAPSDNLIRLARNCDILVHEAVELEASASRMGWNETTMKHMRDVHTDVNEIGRIAKEANAGHIVLSHLVPDTLSHQEWQAALRKSVRRASYTGRTTVAQELRDVPL; this is encoded by the coding sequence ATGGATTTCGCCCTGGTGCCGCTGGGCATCCAGGGTGGGCCGCCCCCGCACCCCAACCAGGCCGGAATCTCGACCGCCCTGGTGGTCAATGGAGACGTCTACCTCATTGACTGTGGCCGGGCCTCGCTGAGCCAGTTCGTCAATGCCGGGTTGCCGGTCCCGCGCCTACGGTCGATCTTCTTGACCCACCTGCACGCCGATCACTGCATCGACTTCGCCACGTACACACAACTGGCCGCCCAATTCCCAACGCAGTACACCTACAAGAACCCCATTCACGCCTACGGCCCCGGAACAGCCGGCAAGCCCACCGGGAAGCTCAAGGACGGTGACCAGTGGGCCAACGCAGGACAAGCCACCCCCGGCACCCGGGAGATGCTCGAGTTGCTCAATAATGCCTTCAGCGGATCGGCGAACTTTTTCTTGAAGGAACACTTCATCGGCGACCCCGCCAAGATGATCATCGCCCACGACATTGAGATACCCGCCGAGCTCAACGCTTCAGCCGATAACACCGCCCCGTCCGCACAGCCCTTCGAGGTCATGGCCGATGAGAACGTGCGTGTCACCGCCACCCTCGTGCCGCACGGAGCCGTCTACCCGGCCCTGGCCTACCGATTCGACACCGAGCACGGATCCGTGGTCTTCTCCGGGGACACCGCTCCCTCGGACAACCTCATCAGGCTTGCTCGCAACTGCGACATTCTTGTCCACGAGGCGGTAGAGCTAGAAGCCTCTGCGTCCCGCATGGGGTGGAACGAGACCACGATGAAGCACATGCGTGACGTCCATACCGACGTCAACGAGATTGGCCGGATAGCCAAGGAAGCCAACGCCGGCCACATTGTGCTGAGTCACCTCGTGCCGGACACCCTCTCCCACCAGGAATGGCAAGCTGCCCTGCGCAAGTCCGTCCGCCGCGCCAGCTACACCGGAAGGACTACTGTGGCCCAGGAACTCCGAGACGTCCCCCTCTGA
- a CDS encoding IS256 family transposase has protein sequence MIDPVTGEIIDQKQLAEQLLAQAKEQGVSLVGPGGLLNQLTKNVLETALEAELTEHLGHEHGEVPIAENMRNGTRSKTVLTEIGPVQIEVPRDREGSFEPVIVPKRKRRLDGIDQIVLSLSARGLTTGEIAAHFEEVYGATVSKDTISRITEKVAGELAEWSARPLDSLYPVIFVDAIVVKVRDGQVRNTPFYVVMGVTTNGERDILGIWAGDGAEGARFWLQVFSELKNRGVEDVLIAVCDGLKGLPEAITTTWERTVVQQCIVHLIRNSFRYAGRQHRDGIVKALKPVYTAPSEQAAKDRFAEFRDEWGQRYPAIVQLWESSWAEFVPFLEYDVEIRRVICTTNAIESINARYRRAVRARGHFPNEAAALKCLYLVTRSLDPTGGGRARWVMRWKPALNAFAITFAGRFERTTH, from the coding sequence ATGATCGATCCCGTGACCGGAGAGATCATCGATCAGAAACAACTCGCCGAACAACTGCTCGCCCAGGCCAAGGAGCAAGGCGTGAGCCTGGTCGGCCCCGGCGGGCTGCTCAACCAGCTGACGAAGAACGTGCTGGAAACGGCGCTCGAGGCGGAGCTGACTGAGCACCTCGGCCACGAGCATGGTGAGGTGCCGATCGCGGAGAATATGCGCAACGGCACGAGATCGAAGACGGTGTTGACCGAGATCGGCCCCGTGCAGATCGAGGTGCCGCGGGATCGGGAGGGGTCCTTCGAGCCGGTGATCGTGCCCAAGCGCAAACGGCGCCTGGACGGGATCGACCAGATCGTGCTGTCCCTCTCGGCTCGGGGTTTGACGACCGGGGAGATCGCCGCGCACTTCGAGGAGGTCTACGGAGCCACCGTCTCCAAGGACACCATCTCCAGGATCACCGAGAAGGTCGCCGGGGAACTCGCGGAGTGGTCCGCCCGGCCGCTGGACTCGCTCTACCCGGTGATCTTCGTCGACGCCATTGTGGTCAAGGTCCGGGACGGTCAGGTGCGCAACACCCCGTTCTACGTGGTCATGGGCGTCACCACCAATGGAGAACGCGACATCCTCGGGATCTGGGCCGGTGACGGCGCCGAGGGCGCCCGGTTCTGGCTGCAGGTCTTCTCCGAACTGAAGAACCGGGGCGTGGAGGATGTGCTCATCGCCGTGTGCGATGGGCTCAAGGGCCTGCCGGAGGCGATCACGACCACCTGGGAGCGGACGGTGGTCCAGCAGTGCATCGTGCATCTGATCCGCAACAGCTTCCGCTACGCCGGCCGACAGCACCGCGACGGGATCGTCAAGGCCCTCAAGCCGGTCTACACCGCCCCGAGCGAGCAAGCGGCGAAGGACCGCTTCGCCGAGTTCAGGGACGAGTGGGGTCAGCGGTATCCGGCGATCGTGCAGCTCTGGGAGTCCTCGTGGGCGGAGTTCGTGCCGTTCCTGGAGTACGACGTGGAGATCCGCCGGGTGATCTGCACGACCAACGCGATCGAGTCGATCAACGCCCGCTACCGCCGGGCGGTCCGCGCCCGGGGCCACTTCCCGAACGAGGCAGCCGCCCTGAAGTGTCTGTATCTCGTCACCCGGTCCCTTGATCCCACCGGCGGCGGGAGGGCACGCTGGGTGATGAGGTGGAAGCCGGCGCTCAACGCCTTCGCGATCACCTTCGCCGGACGGTTCGAGAGAACCACTCACTGA
- a CDS encoding site-specific DNA-methyltransferase, translating into MKRTPKGRLELTWMGKDSALIPAENGKYDYAWVEPYDPRALEVKSIELVDTVGTTEGLNGANDNLLIVGDSGDALRSLGTIPEYAEKYLGQVKLVYIDPPFNTEQTFEHYADQLEHSVWLTMMRDRIRDIKPLLAPDASVWVHLDDAEVHRMRVLMDEEFGAECFIASVVWRSADTGNYDDSRFSNDHNTILVYGLNPGWVANGLPRSAKQSRHYRNPDNDPRGPWFDGNPLGSPNPRENLMYDVVSPQGHSIPSPPHGWRWQKSTMDRMISEGSIRFNDAGTRIVYRTYLREQGDLPPSNLWDSVEETGSNRKAKNELKALFGLPAKQVFDTPKPESLIKRILTIGTDEGDLVLDCFGGSGTTAAVAHKMGRRWATVELQQTTVDRFLSPRLRKVVEGADDGGVSQTVERVPTKSEALPGGLSPQEAADFATRLKKVAGDLVGLDAETIRILSQAVRTKNQTTTHWTGGGGFTIARMGPSMYDVDDTDGEVYLSAAATNGAWSKAVAGQLKFTLTPMDPVFCGVRNRQRLAVIDGVADATVVRTIVEHLGEKEKAVIVAKGILPEAEALLADLSPGSRIKKAPTDMFPKGTVK; encoded by the coding sequence ATGAAGCGCACTCCGAAGGGGCGGCTAGAGCTCACCTGGATGGGCAAGGACTCGGCATTAATCCCCGCCGAGAACGGGAAGTACGACTATGCCTGGGTCGAGCCGTACGATCCGCGCGCTCTCGAAGTTAAGTCCATTGAGCTCGTCGATACGGTCGGAACCACCGAAGGATTGAATGGGGCTAATGACAATCTGCTGATTGTGGGCGACTCAGGAGATGCGCTTCGATCTTTAGGCACCATCCCCGAGTACGCAGAGAAGTATCTAGGCCAGGTGAAGCTGGTCTACATCGATCCACCCTTCAACACCGAGCAAACCTTCGAGCACTATGCGGACCAGCTCGAACATTCGGTATGGCTGACAATGATGCGCGACCGGATCCGAGACATTAAACCGCTTCTCGCCCCCGACGCCTCTGTCTGGGTGCACCTCGATGACGCCGAAGTACACCGAATGCGGGTATTGATGGACGAGGAGTTTGGGGCGGAATGCTTCATCGCATCTGTCGTCTGGAGGTCAGCCGATACCGGAAACTACGACGACTCGCGCTTCTCTAATGACCACAATACGATCTTGGTCTACGGCCTGAATCCTGGGTGGGTGGCAAACGGGTTGCCGCGGAGTGCAAAGCAGTCCAGGCACTACCGGAACCCGGACAATGATCCGCGCGGACCGTGGTTCGATGGGAATCCTTTAGGTTCACCCAATCCCCGCGAGAATCTCATGTACGACGTTGTCTCTCCCCAGGGGCACTCCATCCCCAGTCCGCCTCATGGCTGGAGATGGCAGAAGAGCACGATGGACCGCATGATTTCGGAAGGCTCAATTCGATTCAACGACGCTGGTACGCGAATCGTTTACCGCACGTATCTACGGGAGCAGGGTGATCTGCCTCCGTCCAATTTGTGGGACAGCGTGGAGGAGACGGGCAGCAACCGGAAGGCCAAGAATGAACTCAAGGCCCTTTTCGGCCTACCAGCCAAACAGGTTTTCGACACCCCCAAGCCTGAATCGCTTATTAAACGCATACTGACTATCGGCACAGACGAAGGCGACTTAGTGTTGGACTGCTTCGGTGGGTCCGGGACAACCGCAGCCGTCGCCCACAAAATGGGACGGCGGTGGGCAACAGTGGAGTTGCAGCAGACCACTGTTGATCGCTTTCTGAGTCCGAGGCTCCGCAAGGTCGTTGAAGGTGCGGATGATGGTGGGGTCTCTCAAACGGTGGAGCGCGTGCCCACAAAATCCGAAGCACTTCCTGGAGGCCTCTCTCCCCAAGAGGCAGCTGACTTCGCCACACGCCTGAAGAAGGTTGCAGGCGACCTAGTGGGACTGGACGCTGAGACGATCCGGATCTTGAGTCAAGCGGTGCGAACAAAGAATCAGACGACTACGCATTGGACTGGTGGGGGAGGTTTCACCATTGCTCGGATGGGGCCGTCTATGTATGACGTCGACGACACCGACGGGGAGGTTTACCTGTCCGCAGCGGCGACGAACGGAGCGTGGTCTAAGGCGGTGGCTGGCCAGTTGAAGTTCACTCTTACTCCAATGGACCCGGTGTTCTGCGGCGTGAGGAATCGTCAGCGGCTGGCGGTGATCGACGGTGTGGCTGATGCAACGGTCGTGCGGACCATCGTCGAGCACCTAGGCGAGAAGGAGAAAGCCGTCATCGTGGCCAAGGGCATCCTGCCCGAGGCCGAAGCGTTGCTCGCCGACCTCTCTCCCGGGTCGCGGATCAAGAAGGCGCCGACCGACATGTTCCCGAAGGGGACGGTGAAGTGA